A window from Cryobacterium sp. PAMC25264 encodes these proteins:
- a CDS encoding arginase family protein, producing MRLVDGAEAIRGDLPSSVTYPVDVPVEAGDSQDTGIHRFSSLVAVRDRQLAVLRTSSEPVLTIGGDCGVSFGAVEHASRRHPGEIALVWFDAHPDLHTSESSQSGGFGGMVLRAILGDGVDGLALGPDARLTPDRVVLAGVRDIDPAEDVYITEQGIPLVPVESFGTPDAIVAAVKRTGAGHIYLHIDLDVLDPATIVGLSNIYPFGLAVENLTAAIVALRAEFSLAGATIAGFAPSSPEAAGDDLPSILRIISALTR from the coding sequence ATGCGCCTCGTCGACGGGGCGGAGGCGATCCGGGGCGACCTGCCCTCTTCGGTCACGTACCCCGTGGACGTTCCCGTCGAGGCCGGCGACTCGCAGGACACCGGCATCCACCGGTTCTCGTCGCTGGTGGCGGTGCGGGATCGTCAGTTGGCGGTGTTGCGCACCAGCTCCGAGCCCGTGCTCACCATCGGCGGTGACTGCGGAGTCTCCTTCGGCGCCGTGGAGCACGCGTCCCGCCGGCATCCCGGGGAGATCGCGCTGGTCTGGTTCGACGCCCATCCCGATCTGCACACCAGCGAGTCCTCGCAGTCGGGTGGTTTCGGCGGCATGGTGCTGCGCGCCATCCTCGGCGACGGCGTGGACGGCCTCGCGCTCGGTCCCGATGCGCGACTGACGCCCGACCGGGTGGTGCTGGCCGGCGTGCGCGACATCGACCCGGCCGAGGATGTCTACATCACCGAGCAGGGCATCCCCCTGGTGCCGGTGGAGAGCTTCGGCACGCCCGACGCCATCGTGGCCGCGGTCAAGCGCACCGGCGCCGGTCACATCTACCTACACATCGACCTGGATGTGCTCGACCCGGCCACCATCGTCGGACTGTCGAACATCTACCCGTTCGGGCTGGCCGTGGAGAACCTCACGGCCGCGATCGTGGCGTTGCGGGCGGAGTTCAGCTTGGCCGGGGCCACCATCGCGGGCTTCGCGCCGTCCTCCCCCGAGGCCGCCGGCGACGACCTGCCCAGCATCCTGCGCATCATCAGCGCCCTCACCCGCTAG
- a CDS encoding NADPH-dependent F420 reductase, translating to MTTLGIIGAGLIGSQLARLGVANGYDVVVSNSRGPATLDGLIAELGPRARAALPAEAASAGDLVIVTIPLHAIDTLPVADLAGKLVIDTNNYYPERDGNIVALDEETTTTAELLQELLPESRVVKAFNHIYAADLSTDGLPAGAENRRALIVAGNDAEARESVSALLDDFGFDSVDLGPLAEGWRIQRDTPGYGTRLDAFELREAVTAAIRYRDMPQAL from the coding sequence ATGACAACTCTCGGAATCATCGGTGCCGGACTTATCGGCAGTCAGCTCGCACGCCTCGGCGTGGCCAACGGATACGACGTCGTGGTGAGCAATTCCCGCGGCCCCGCCACCCTCGACGGGTTGATCGCGGAGTTGGGGCCGCGCGCTCGCGCGGCACTCCCGGCCGAGGCGGCCTCGGCCGGCGACCTCGTCATCGTGACCATTCCGCTGCACGCCATCGACACGCTGCCGGTTGCCGACCTGGCCGGCAAACTTGTGATCGACACCAACAACTACTATCCCGAGCGGGACGGCAACATCGTCGCCCTCGACGAGGAGACCACGACCACCGCCGAGCTGCTGCAGGAGCTGCTGCCCGAGTCGCGGGTCGTCAAGGCGTTCAACCACATCTACGCCGCCGACCTCAGCACAGACGGTCTCCCCGCGGGAGCCGAGAACCGGCGCGCTCTCATTGTGGCCGGCAACGATGCCGAGGCCCGCGAGAGCGTCAGCGCGCTTCTGGACGACTTCGGATTCGACAGCGTCGACCTCGGTCCGCTCGCCGAGGGATGGCGCATTCAGCGCGACACCCCGGGCTACGGCACGCGCCTGGACGCTTTCGAGCTGCGCGAGGCCGTGACCGCGGCCATCCGTTACCGCGATATGCCGCAGGCCCTCTAG
- a CDS encoding PspA/IM30 family protein has protein sequence MTKQSIFGRIAQLTKANINAMLDSAEDPKKMLDQMVRDFTNSIADAESAIAETIGNLRLLEDDHREDVQAAGEWGRKALAASRKADELRGAGNTVDADKFDNLAKVALGRQLQSEKEAKDAEPQIASQSAIVEQLKTGLNTMKTKLSQLTSKRDELIARSKTAAAQAQVMDAVKSIDIMDPTSEVSRFEDKIRREEAKVRGASELAASSLDAQFESLDDLGELTEVDARLAALKAGTPSSIEQ, from the coding sequence ATGACCAAGCAGTCGATCTTCGGCCGCATCGCCCAGCTCACCAAGGCGAACATCAACGCGATGCTGGACTCCGCGGAAGACCCGAAGAAGATGCTCGACCAGATGGTGCGGGACTTCACCAACAGCATCGCCGACGCCGAAAGCGCGATCGCCGAGACCATCGGCAACCTGCGGCTGCTCGAAGACGACCACCGCGAAGACGTGCAGGCCGCCGGCGAATGGGGCCGCAAGGCCCTGGCCGCCAGCCGCAAGGCCGACGAGCTGCGCGGCGCCGGCAACACCGTGGACGCCGACAAGTTCGACAACCTCGCCAAGGTGGCCCTCGGCCGCCAGCTGCAGTCCGAGAAGGAGGCGAAGGACGCTGAACCGCAGATTGCCAGCCAGAGCGCGATCGTGGAGCAGCTCAAGACCGGCCTGAACACCATGAAGACCAAGCTGAGTCAGCTCACCTCCAAGCGCGACGAGCTCATCGCCCGCTCCAAGACGGCGGCCGCGCAGGCCCAGGTGATGGACGCCGTGAAGAGCATCGACATCATGGACCCCACCAGCGAGGTCAGCCGCTTCGAAGACAAGATCCGCCGCGAGGAGGCCAAGGTGCGCGGCGCCAGCGAGCTCGCCGCCTCCAGTCTCGACGCGCAGTTCGAGAGCCTCGACGACCTCGGCGAACTGACCGAGGTGGATGCCCGCCTGGCCGCTCTGAAGGCCGGCACGCCCTCGTCGATCGAGCAGTAG